The segment CCGGGCCGCCGCTTGCTTGGGGTGCGCCGGCTGCTTGGGCTACCGGGGCCGCGGATTGCACGGCCCCCCGCGCGCGCCCGAGCCAATCATCGGCGTCGGGGGCTTCAACGGCGAGCAGCCAGACCGCGGCGTCACGGTGGTCGAGGACCACGGCCCGGCCCGCGAAGAGCAACGCCGCATCCGGAGTGCCGGCCCGGACGTCGCTGCCACCGGTCTCCCGTTTCAGTTCATAGCCGAGGTAGCCCAGCCAGCCGAGCGTGAATTCGCAGTCATAGCCGGCTGGTGGCCTCACGGCCTTCCTGCCCCACACGGTGTCCAGCCAACGGAAGAAGGGGCCGGTAGTCTCCACCGTGGCGCATCCGATGCTGAGCCTGGTGGCCCCGGAACTGTGCATGACCGACTGGCCGAACGAGCCGCCGTCGTCCGCCAGGATGCTGAAGCGGCTGCGCTCGGCAGCCGCGCCGCTGGCAACAGCGGCATTGGAAGAATCGAGCCAAACGGCGTTGGCGGACGTGGCGTAGAGCGCTTGGAACAGGGCCGCCGGGTCCGGCGCGGCAGCGATCCGTTCGGCCTTGAGCTGTAAGCCGCGGCGTGCCGAGAGCTCGGGGGACAGCACCGGGGAGAGCGAAGGGAGATAGTTCAGCGCCTGCAGGACGTCATCCGGGGCATTGCCGTCGGCACGGTTCAGCACCCTGATATCGGTGTGGCCCGGGACATCGTCCGTCTCCAGCCATTTGTCTTCCTGCGCCGCCCAGCCATCCCAGAACGGCTCGTAGCTGCTGCCGTCCCGGGCCATTGCACGGTGCCTGCGTTCGTCGTCGGGAGCGTCCACCCAGACCACGGCGTCCAGCATGGGCCGGGCGTCGCTGGCCGCGGCCCCGACGCCCTCCACGATGACGATTTCGGCGGGCAGGGTCACATTGCTGCGACCGTCGTAGTGCTTTTCCCAGTCCCAGCTGACCCACTCGGCGGCGTCACCTTTGCGCAGCGGTGCCAGGACAGTGGTGACGTAGCGCTCGATGCCGGCGGCGAGTCCGTTCCACCCCGGATAAATGTCCTCAAGATGGAACAGCGACACCTTGTGATGCATGCGGAGTCGGGCGGCAAGCTCGACGGCGAGGGTGGTCTTTCCCGCGCCGGAGCGGCCATCGATGGCGATGATCACGGGTGCTGGGGTCATGAAATAGAGCGTACCTGCTGTGGGCCGTAGTCCTGCCCCTGGTGCGCAGCAGCGAGGGCAGCCCGGGTGTGGGCGACGATCCCGGGGACCGCAGCCATGATGAGGGTCCACGTGACGTCGAAATCGTGGTGGCCGCCGTACCAAGGGTCCTCGATGCCGAGGTCCAAAGTGCTCCGGCGCGCCACGGAGGGGTCGAAGCTGCGAAGCATCCTGATTTTGGCGAGCGTTTCCGAGTCCGGGGCAGCCTCATGGAGCCAGCCATAGTGGTCTACGTCGAGGGCCAGGATCAGGTCCCGCTCACGGAACCACTCCTGCCGCCAGCTCCTGGCTATGTGCTTCTCGGAAGGGATGCTGTGGGCCGACAGGACACGGGCGGCGCGCGGATCGATGGGGTGCCCGGCCTCGTATGACGTGGTTCCCGCGGAGTCCACAACAACCGCTCCGCCCAGCCCTCCGGCGTCGAACGCTTCGGTCAACATCAGCGCCGCCATGGGTGAGCGGCAGATGTTTCCCGTGCAGACGGTGATGATGCGGTATGGGCTCGACGCTGAGTACATGGAGCAAGCATGGGGGATGTGACCCCGACTTGGCTAGTCAAAATTACAGAATTTGTAAAGTCGCTGATGGCGGGGTAAAAGTGCCTCAACTTCCTACCGTTTATGCCCGGAATCGCGGCCGTGGCTGCCGGGATTCCGCGGTCCGGATCCCGAAAACAGGTAGGAAGTTGAGGCAAGCTGAGTCAGGAAATCCGCAAGTGCTCCAGGACTTCCCCGGCGCCAGGGTAGGCGGCTTGAGTGCCCTTCTTGGTGGTGGCGAGCGCCGCGGCAACCGAAGCGAACGCCGCAGCCTCGGCCAGGGTTTCGCCTGCGGCAAGGCGGGCGGCAACGGCGCCGGTGAAAGCGTCCCCCGCGCCGGTGGTATCGACGGCGTTGACCTTGGTGGGTGCGATCCGGGAGATTTGTTCCCCCGGAACGGCGAGCGAATCCAACACCACCGAGCCATGTGAGCCGAGGGTAACCAGGACCCGCTCCAAACCGCGCTCGGCGAACTGGCTCCGGACCGGTTCCCAAGCGCTTGCATGCGCGCCGGGGTGGGGCATCTCGGCCTCGCCAAGGAACATCGAAGCCTCGTGGGCGTTGACCAGCAGGACGTCGCTCAAGGCGGCCAAGCTCTGCGGGATTTCGGCGTAAGGCGAGAGGTTCAACAAAACCGTCGCACCGGCGTCGTGCGCTGTTTTGGCAGCCGCCTCTACGGTCTCCAGGCCGACCTCCAGGCAAAGGCAGAGCACCGCGGCGTCGTCGAAGACGTCCGCGGAAATGTCTGCGGGGGCGAGCGTCCCATTGGCCCCGGCCGAAATGATGATGTTGTTCTCGCCGTGAGCGTCCACCGCAATGACCGCGACGCCCGTAGCCACGTCCGAGGAACGGCGGACCCGGGAAACATCCACGCCCGCTCCTTCCGTCGAATCGAGGAGCATGGTGCCGTTCGGGTCATTTCCGACCGCGCCGATCAGGCTCACCGTACCGCCCAATCTGCTCGCTGCGACGGCCTGGTTGGCGCTCTTGCCACCGGGATTGACCGCAAAGCCGTTGCCGTGGACGGTCTCGCCCGGAAGCGGGAGCCGCTCGCAATAGATGGTCAGGTCCGCATTCAAGGACCCGACGACGACGATCCGGCGGGTCACTTTTCAACCTCGGCTTCGAGGGGCTTGGGAATGAGCAGCGACGCCGCGAAGGCGGCAACCGTGATGGCCAGACCGACGACGACGACCGTCAAGTAGGAGGATTTGGCGTCGCCGAGGGCGGAGGTCGCCACAAGGACGGCTGGAAGCACCAGGAAGCTCAGGCCGGCGCCGAGGTTGAATGCGCCGGCGTTCATGCCGGGCAGGAATCCGGGGTTTCCTGCGGGGGAGAGGACAACGCCGAGTCCGTTGAGCATGATGTTGACCGTACCGGCGTACATAATGCCGAGCAAGGCCGTTCCGGCGATCATGAGCGGCAGGCTGCTGAGGCCGAAGAAGGCGATGATGGCCAGGGCCGCGATGCTGCCTACCATGCCGATGCGCAGGACCTTGGTGTAGCCGAGGACGGGGGCGAGCCGGCCCGTGATGGGACCGAATACCCAGCCGAGGAGGGCATACGGGGTGAGGATCATGAGGGACATCTCGGTGGGGCCAACTCCGAATCCCGGTGCGGCGGCCTGGACGTAGGCGGGAACGATGCCGTTGATGACGGCGAAGATACCGGTCATGGCGAGGGTGGTGGTCAGGAGCGGTGCCC is part of the Arthrobacter methylotrophus genome and harbors:
- a CDS encoding chorismate-binding protein, which gives rise to MTPAPVIIAIDGRSGAGKTTLAVELAARLRMHHKVSLFHLEDIYPGWNGLAAGIERYVTTVLAPLRKGDAAEWVSWDWEKHYDGRSNVTLPAEIVIVEGVGAAASDARPMLDAVVWVDAPDDERRHRAMARDGSSYEPFWDGWAAQEDKWLETDDVPGHTDIRVLNRADGNAPDDVLQALNYLPSLSPVLSPELSARRGLQLKAERIAAAPDPAALFQALYATSANAVWLDSSNAAVASGAAAERSRFSILADDGGSFGQSVMHSSGATRLSIGCATVETTGPFFRWLDTVWGRKAVRPPAGYDCEFTLGWLGYLGYELKRETGGSDVRAGTPDAALLFAGRAVVLDHRDAAVWLLAVEAPDADDWLGRARGAVQSAAPVAQAAGAPQASGGPAHPAGDPGVGHQTLEFSSRDTEDEYKGKIAIAQEQIAEGNTYEVCLTTTVTATDPGLDPWESYLALRKRNPAPFASYLRFGELTVASTSPERFLRITSDGGMKAEPIKGTRGRAADPGIDEALRRGLESSLKDRAENIMIVDLLRNDLSHFAVPGSMTVSRLCAVESYATVHQMVSTIDARLRPGAPRAEAVAAAFPAGSMTGAPKISTMGILDGLESGPRGVYSGAIGYFSLNAAADLAVVIRTLVMSSDGDGGRTLSLGVGGAITADSNAGEEYEEVRTKAFGVLSALGAEFPEG
- a CDS encoding low molecular weight protein-tyrosine-phosphatase; amino-acid sequence: MYSASSPYRIITVCTGNICRSPMAALMLTEAFDAGGLGGAVVVDSAGTTSYEAGHPIDPRAARVLSAHSIPSEKHIARSWRQEWFRERDLILALDVDHYGWLHEAAPDSETLAKIRMLRSFDPSVARRSTLDLGIEDPWYGGHHDFDVTWTLIMAAVPGIVAHTRAALAAAHQGQDYGPQQVRSIS
- a CDS encoding ribokinase; protein product: MTRRIVVVGSLNADLTIYCERLPLPGETVHGNGFAVNPGGKSANQAVAASRLGGTVSLIGAVGNDPNGTMLLDSTEGAGVDVSRVRRSSDVATGVAVIAVDAHGENNIIISAGANGTLAPADISADVFDDAAVLCLCLEVGLETVEAAAKTAHDAGATVLLNLSPYAEIPQSLAALSDVLLVNAHEASMFLGEAEMPHPGAHASAWEPVRSQFAERGLERVLVTLGSHGSVVLDSLAVPGEQISRIAPTKVNAVDTTGAGDAFTGAVAARLAAGETLAEAAAFASVAAALATTKKGTQAAYPGAGEVLEHLRIS